In Woeseia oceani, one DNA window encodes the following:
- a CDS encoding indolepyruvate ferredoxin oxidoreductase family protein yields MPSPANSLSYPLDNYELNDRYRRESGRVFLTGTQALVRIALMQRAMDQARGLNTAGFVSGYRGSPLGGVDMEMWRAKSFLEESNVRFLAAVNEDLAATAMLGTQQVEADPKREVDGVFGMWYGKGPGIDRSGDALKHGNAYGSSPNGGVLVIAGDDHGCVSSSMPHQSDVAFLSWFMPHLAPANIAEYLEYGLYGIALSRYSGMWVGFKAVSETVESGMSIELPPYPQFVTPTDFVPPPGGLHIRWPDFPGPQIEERMEWKKAATLAFAKANPIDRTIWKSDKARYGIVTTGKAHHDLMEALRLLGIDEGEARRLGIEVYKVGLVWPLAHDSALNFVQDKHEVLVIEEKRGIIESQFKEYFYDYPGRKPQRMVGKEDENGERLVPWIGELSPIQLTEIVAKRLDAAMPGLNLQARADALVNRNQLPVEISGAKRTPYFCSGCPHNTSTKVPEGSQSLAGIGCHFMASWMDRDTNGLIQMGGEGINWIPRSMFSGEPHTFQNLGDGTFYHSGSMAIRQAIAAKTNITYKILFNDAVAMTGGQPVDGPLTIEAVAHSVRAEGVQRIALVSDEPERFSRDDFPAGVTISHRREMDALQRELREIKGVTVLIYAQTCATEKRRLRKRGKMENPRKIAVINDLVCEGCGDCSVESNCLSVIPKETPFGRKRQIDQNTCNKDFSCVNGFCPSFVTVHGADPAKNGSARKLPDFPHDQLARLPLPTGNTKLESYDLLVTGVGGTGVITVGALITMAAHLEGKGTSVLDFTGFAQKFGPVLSYIRIADTPAKLNQVRIDEQRADALIGCDLVVSSSPQASKTYKADHTRVVLNATEMPTADFVRHRDANMRSSDRIDAIRNIVGDEQLSLVGANQLSEKLLGNTIYANVLLLGYAWQSGLVPVSLEAMLRAIELNGVDLDNNTKAFAYGRLASAAPAVLEKELLAPLLAPVRDESLEEMVERRKAFLTDYQDEKLGERYAALINRVRDAETAVGNSSMKLTDAAVRAYFKTLAYKDEYEVARLHTSTGFIDALRKEHGPQAKLRFHLAPPTLGGKLDARGRPYKKEFGSWIVPVFRTLARLKGLRGGPFDIFGYTAERRMERALIVEFEQTVDAVLNNLDKNNCDDAANIISLFMEIRGYGPVKEEAVASVRQRLEDALRNYASGQQQAA; encoded by the coding sequence ATGCCCAGTCCTGCCAACTCACTGAGTTACCCACTCGACAACTACGAGCTCAATGATCGCTACCGGCGTGAGTCCGGTCGCGTCTTCTTGACCGGAACCCAGGCACTGGTGCGTATTGCGCTGATGCAGCGCGCCATGGACCAGGCCCGCGGCCTGAACACCGCCGGCTTCGTCAGCGGCTACCGTGGCTCCCCCCTGGGCGGCGTGGACATGGAAATGTGGCGCGCCAAGTCCTTCCTGGAAGAGAGCAACGTTCGCTTTCTGGCCGCCGTCAACGAAGACCTCGCGGCCACCGCCATGCTGGGCACACAGCAAGTCGAAGCCGACCCCAAACGCGAAGTGGATGGCGTTTTCGGCATGTGGTACGGCAAAGGCCCCGGCATCGATCGCTCGGGCGATGCGCTGAAGCACGGCAATGCCTACGGCAGCTCACCGAATGGCGGCGTACTCGTTATCGCCGGTGACGATCACGGTTGCGTATCCTCGTCGATGCCACATCAATCGGATGTCGCCTTCCTCTCCTGGTTCATGCCGCACCTGGCCCCGGCCAATATTGCTGAATACCTTGAATACGGTTTGTACGGCATTGCCTTGTCCCGCTATTCCGGCATGTGGGTCGGCTTCAAGGCGGTTTCAGAAACCGTCGAGTCCGGCATGTCGATAGAACTGCCCCCTTACCCGCAATTTGTTACCCCAACGGATTTCGTGCCTCCCCCCGGCGGACTACACATCCGCTGGCCCGATTTCCCAGGCCCGCAAATTGAAGAACGCATGGAGTGGAAGAAAGCCGCCACTCTCGCGTTCGCCAAAGCAAACCCGATCGATCGCACGATCTGGAAATCCGACAAAGCCCGCTACGGCATTGTCACCACCGGCAAGGCGCACCACGATTTGATGGAAGCGCTGCGCCTGCTCGGTATCGATGAAGGCGAAGCACGCCGACTCGGTATCGAAGTCTACAAAGTCGGTTTGGTCTGGCCGCTTGCCCACGATTCCGCTCTCAATTTCGTGCAGGACAAGCACGAAGTACTGGTGATCGAAGAAAAGCGCGGCATCATCGAAAGCCAGTTCAAAGAGTATTTCTACGACTACCCGGGCCGCAAGCCACAGCGGATGGTCGGCAAGGAAGACGAAAACGGCGAACGCCTGGTGCCGTGGATTGGTGAGCTGTCACCCATTCAACTGACCGAGATCGTCGCCAAGCGGCTCGACGCCGCGATGCCCGGACTCAACCTGCAGGCGCGGGCTGACGCACTGGTTAACCGCAATCAGTTGCCGGTGGAAATCAGCGGCGCGAAACGAACCCCATATTTCTGCTCGGGCTGCCCGCACAACACGTCCACCAAAGTACCGGAAGGCTCGCAGTCACTCGCCGGCATCGGTTGTCACTTCATGGCGTCGTGGATGGACCGCGATACCAACGGCCTGATTCAGATGGGCGGTGAAGGCATCAACTGGATTCCGCGTTCCATGTTCTCCGGCGAACCGCACACCTTCCAGAACCTGGGCGACGGTACTTTCTACCACTCGGGATCCATGGCCATACGTCAGGCCATCGCGGCGAAAACCAACATCACCTACAAGATCCTGTTCAACGATGCCGTTGCCATGACGGGCGGTCAGCCGGTCGACGGCCCGCTAACGATCGAAGCAGTTGCGCACTCCGTACGCGCTGAAGGCGTGCAACGAATCGCGCTGGTATCCGACGAACCGGAACGATTCAGCCGCGACGATTTTCCGGCCGGCGTCACGATCTCGCACCGACGTGAAATGGATGCCCTACAACGCGAATTGCGCGAGATCAAAGGCGTGACCGTACTGATTTACGCCCAAACCTGTGCCACCGAAAAGCGCCGTTTGCGCAAACGCGGCAAGATGGAGAACCCGCGCAAGATCGCTGTCATCAACGACCTGGTCTGCGAAGGCTGTGGTGATTGCTCCGTTGAATCAAACTGTTTGTCGGTCATACCGAAAGAAACGCCGTTCGGCCGCAAACGACAGATTGACCAGAACACCTGTAACAAGGACTTTTCCTGTGTGAATGGCTTTTGCCCGAGCTTTGTTACCGTGCACGGCGCGGACCCTGCAAAGAACGGCAGCGCACGCAAACTCCCGGACTTCCCGCATGATCAGCTGGCCCGGTTACCGTTGCCAACGGGCAATACCAAGCTGGAAAGTTACGACCTGCTGGTGACCGGCGTTGGTGGCACCGGCGTCATCACCGTTGGTGCGTTGATCACAATGGCGGCGCATCTCGAAGGCAAAGGCACGAGCGTCCTGGACTTCACCGGCTTCGCGCAGAAGTTCGGCCCGGTACTGAGCTACATTCGTATTGCCGACACCCCTGCCAAGCTGAACCAGGTGCGTATCGACGAGCAACGCGCGGATGCACTGATCGGCTGCGACCTCGTGGTGAGTTCCTCGCCACAAGCTTCGAAGACCTACAAGGCCGATCACACCCGTGTGGTATTGAATGCAACCGAGATGCCGACGGCCGATTTCGTCCGTCACCGTGACGCCAACATGCGTTCATCCGATCGCATAGACGCCATCCGCAACATCGTTGGCGACGAGCAATTGTCGCTGGTCGGTGCCAACCAGCTCTCGGAGAAGCTGCTCGGCAACACCATTTATGCCAACGTATTGTTGCTCGGCTATGCATGGCAATCCGGCCTCGTGCCCGTTTCCCTGGAAGCCATGTTGCGCGCCATCGAACTGAACGGTGTCGACCTCGACAACAATACCAAGGCATTCGCATACGGACGTCTGGCGTCCGCGGCTCCTGCGGTCCTGGAGAAGGAACTGCTGGCACCGCTGCTCGCGCCTGTCCGCGATGAATCACTGGAAGAAATGGTCGAACGACGCAAAGCGTTTCTTACCGACTACCAGGATGAGAAACTTGGCGAGCGTTACGCAGCGCTCATCAACAGGGTACGCGACGCGGAAACAGCGGTTGGCAACAGTTCCATGAAACTGACTGACGCTGCGGTCCGCGCTTACTTCAAGACGCTCGCTTACAAAGATGAGTATGAAGTGGCACGCCTGCACACCAGCACAGGCTTTATTGACGCCCTGCGCAAAGAACACGGTCCGCAGGCGAAACTGCGCTTTCATCTCGCACCACCGACACTCGGTGGCAAACTTGACGCGCGTGGTCGGCCGTACAAGAAAGAGTTCGGCAGCTGGATTGTCCCGGTATTCCGCACCCTTGCACGACTCAAAGGATTGCGCGGCGGTCCGTTCGATATCTTCGGCTATACCGCGGAACGGCGCATGGAACGCGCACTCATCGTTGAGTTCGAACAGACGGTCGACGCCGTGCTGAACAACCTCGACAAGAACAATTGCGACGATGCGGCAAACATCATTTCGTTGTTCATGGAGATTCGTGGCTACGGTCCGGTCAAAGAGGAGGCGGTTGCATCCGTGCGCCAGCGGCTGGAAGATGCACTGCGCAATTACGCCTCTGGCCAGCAACAGGCCGCCTGA
- a CDS encoding Lrp/AsnC family transcriptional regulator: MLNDKDRAILRELQQDSRVTMQQLASHVGLSASACWRRVRALEEAGVIERYAVQVNARKAGFMLSSMTLVSLERHERHHVDNFVAEILRHPEVLECFATSGEADFHLRVVVEDMDAYNRFLDDFIFKLPGVSQVRSNIVLKEIKADSALPFR, encoded by the coding sequence ATGTTGAACGACAAAGACCGCGCCATCCTCCGCGAGTTGCAGCAGGACAGCCGGGTGACCATGCAGCAGCTTGCCAGCCACGTCGGCCTGTCGGCGTCTGCCTGCTGGCGCCGGGTACGGGCCCTGGAGGAGGCCGGCGTGATCGAGCGCTACGCGGTACAGGTGAATGCCCGCAAAGCCGGGTTTATGTTGTCATCGATGACGCTGGTTTCGCTGGAGCGGCACGAAAGACACCATGTCGACAACTTCGTGGCCGAAATTCTGCGGCACCCCGAAGTACTGGAGTGCTTTGCTACCAGCGGCGAAGCCGATTTTCACTTGCGCGTAGTGGTGGAAGATATGGATGCTTACAACCGCTTTCTCGATGACTTCATTTTCAAGCTGCCCGGCGTTTCGCAAGTGCGCTCGAATATAGTTCTGAAAGAAATCAAAGCGGACAGCGCGCTGCCTTTTCGCTGA
- the fabA gene encoding bifunctional 3-hydroxydecanoyl-ACP dehydratase/trans-2-decenoyl-ACP isomerase, whose protein sequence is MTDQKTTSGTEGCPEGRKTAYDYDELIACGRGELFEADSGRLPLPDMLMTDRINVIRNDGGLYGKGEIIAELDINPDMWFFKCHFEDDPVMPGCLGLDALWQLVGFFLVWSGHKGKGRALGVGKVKFSGQVLPTARKVTFRLNIKRLITRKLVLAIADGTVEVDGREIYTAEDLRVGLFISTDDF, encoded by the coding sequence ATGACCGACCAGAAAACGACCAGTGGCACCGAAGGTTGCCCTGAGGGCCGCAAGACGGCTTACGACTACGACGAACTGATCGCCTGCGGGCGCGGGGAGCTGTTCGAGGCCGACAGCGGGCGTTTGCCCTTGCCGGACATGTTGATGACCGACCGGATCAATGTCATACGCAATGACGGTGGTTTGTACGGCAAAGGCGAGATCATCGCCGAGCTGGATATCAATCCTGACATGTGGTTTTTCAAATGCCATTTCGAGGATGACCCGGTTATGCCCGGGTGCCTCGGTCTGGATGCGCTGTGGCAGCTGGTCGGCTTTTTCCTGGTTTGGTCCGGGCACAAGGGCAAGGGCCGGGCGCTCGGCGTTGGCAAGGTGAAATTCTCCGGCCAGGTATTGCCGACGGCCAGGAAGGTCACTTTCCGGCTCAATATCAAACGGCTGATCACCCGCAAACTGGTGCTGGCGATTGCTGATGGCACCGTTGAAGTTGATGGCCGCGAAATCTACACGGCCGAAGACTTGCGTGTTGGCTTGTTCATCTCCACTGACGACTTTTAG
- the fabB gene encoding beta-ketoacyl-ACP synthase I, whose product MRRVVITGLGVVSCLGSTREAVLESLRAGRSGISANEKYKEMGLRSQIAGSVDLNIEDHIDRKVRRFMGDAAAYSYIAMQQAIDDSGLSDAQVSNPRTGLIAASGGASSANIVASADTLRAKGVRRIGPYMVPRTMGSTVSACLATPFKIKGVNYSITSACATSAHCIGAAMEQIQLGKQDVVFAGGGEEEDWTLASLFDAMGALSTKYNDAPATASRPYDETRDGFVIAAGAGMVVVESLEHAEARGADIYAEIVGYGATSDGYDMVAPSGEGAVRCMRLATDTVDAPIDYINTHGTSTPVGDTTELKAIREIFGEQIPRFSSSKSMCGHSLGATGVQEAIHCLLMLKNDFIAPSINVVNRDPELGDMPLVTECVENAGIKTAMSNSFGFGGTNATLVMQRK is encoded by the coding sequence ATGCGGCGAGTAGTAATCACCGGACTGGGTGTCGTTTCCTGCCTGGGCAGCACACGTGAAGCAGTGCTGGAATCGTTGCGCGCTGGCCGTTCGGGTATCAGTGCAAACGAAAAGTACAAGGAAATGGGCTTGCGCAGCCAGATTGCCGGCAGCGTTGACCTGAATATCGAAGACCACATCGATCGCAAAGTGCGCCGCTTTATGGGTGACGCTGCTGCGTATTCGTACATTGCGATGCAGCAAGCCATAGACGATTCCGGTCTGAGTGATGCGCAGGTGTCGAACCCGCGTACCGGCCTCATCGCCGCGTCCGGTGGTGCTTCGAGCGCCAACATCGTGGCCAGCGCGGACACACTGCGGGCCAAGGGTGTGCGCAGAATCGGTCCTTACATGGTGCCGCGCACGATGGGCAGTACGGTTTCCGCCTGTCTTGCGACACCGTTCAAAATCAAGGGCGTTAACTATTCCATCACTTCGGCCTGCGCGACGAGTGCGCATTGCATTGGCGCAGCGATGGAGCAGATTCAGCTCGGCAAACAGGATGTCGTTTTCGCCGGTGGCGGCGAAGAAGAAGACTGGACACTGGCGAGCCTGTTCGACGCGATGGGCGCACTGTCCACCAAGTACAACGATGCACCGGCGACGGCGTCGCGCCCTTACGACGAAACCCGCGATGGATTCGTGATCGCGGCAGGCGCCGGTATGGTGGTAGTCGAGTCACTGGAACACGCCGAAGCCAGAGGTGCTGACATATACGCCGAGATTGTGGGCTACGGTGCCACCTCGGACGGTTACGACATGGTCGCGCCGTCAGGCGAGGGCGCTGTCCGCTGCATGCGCCTGGCGACTGACACGGTCGATGCGCCGATTGACTACATCAACACCCACGGTACCAGTACGCCGGTAGGTGATACCACGGAGCTGAAGGCCATTCGTGAAATCTTCGGTGAGCAAATTCCGCGCTTCTCCTCGAGCAAATCGATGTGCGGACATTCGCTGGGTGCGACCGGTGTTCAGGAGGCGATCCATTGCCTGCTGATGCTCAAGAACGATTTCATCGCACCGTCTATCAACGTAGTCAATCGTGACCCGGAACTCGGTGACATGCCACTGGTAACCGAGTGTGTCGAGAATGCGGGCATCAAGACCGCCATGTCGAACAGTTTCGGCTTCGGCGGAACCAACGCCACGCTGGTGATGCAACGAAAGTAG
- the fghA gene encoding S-formylglutathione hydrolase, producing the protein METISEHACYGGKVGFYRHESRVNSCRMQFSVFTPSQAKKAPVPVITYLAGLTCTEETFMVKGGAQRVADELGLMLVAVDTSPRGESVPDDAQQAYDMGLGAGFYLNATQAPWNHHYHMYDYVTRELPALLFNEFRGDPTRQGIFGHSMGGHGALTIGLRNPQVYRSISAFAPICSPMNCPWGHKALAYYLGEDQDAWRDYDATEIVKNLHEVPKHALLVDQGMADQFLATELNPDLFEAACEARGVKLELRRHDGFDHGYYFISTFMEDHLRHHARILSA; encoded by the coding sequence ATGGAAACGATCAGCGAACACGCATGTTATGGCGGCAAAGTTGGTTTTTACCGCCACGAATCCAGGGTTAACAGCTGCCGCATGCAGTTTTCCGTTTTTACGCCCTCGCAAGCGAAGAAGGCGCCAGTACCTGTCATCACCTATCTGGCCGGGCTGACCTGCACGGAAGAAACGTTCATGGTCAAAGGCGGCGCGCAACGTGTCGCCGATGAACTGGGACTGATGTTGGTGGCGGTTGACACCAGCCCGCGCGGCGAAAGTGTCCCTGATGACGCGCAACAGGCATATGACATGGGCCTCGGTGCCGGCTTTTACCTGAACGCGACCCAGGCGCCGTGGAATCATCACTACCATATGTACGACTACGTAACCCGCGAGTTGCCGGCGTTGTTGTTCAATGAATTTCGCGGCGATCCGACCCGGCAAGGGATATTCGGCCACTCGATGGGTGGTCACGGTGCGTTGACGATCGGGCTGCGGAATCCGCAGGTCTACCGTTCGATCTCGGCCTTCGCGCCGATTTGCAGCCCGATGAACTGCCCCTGGGGTCACAAGGCACTGGCTTACTACCTCGGCGAAGACCAGGATGCCTGGCGCGACTATGACGCGACCGAGATCGTCAAGAATCTGCACGAAGTTCCGAAGCATGCTTTGCTGGTCGATCAGGGCATGGCCGATCAGTTTCTTGCCACAGAACTGAATCCGGACCTGTTCGAGGCGGCCTGCGAGGCGCGCGGGGTGAAGCTGGAACTGCGCCGCCATGACGGTTTCGATCACGGCTATTACTTTATTTCCACGTTTATGGAAGATCATTTGCGGCATCACGCACGGATACTGAGCGCCTGA
- a CDS encoding sulfite exporter TauE/SafE family protein, with amino-acid sequence MNELLLLALAMLATGAVGGVLAGLFGIGGGIVIVPALDAALSAVGTDPAIRMHVAVATSLATIIPTSIASSRAHHRRQSVDHALVRRWAVFVLLGAIAGAWLASRLHSNVLAAVFAVFALLIAIKLLLPLDGRTLANDVPRNVFITAVPFSIGGISSMMGIGGGTLSVAALTLLNQPIHRAVGTAALFGLVISLPGTLGFVATGIGDPRLPVGSLGYVNLIGFALIAPTTVLLAPAGAALAHRLSQRQLSLMFGGFLLLVSIRMLSRAF; translated from the coding sequence ATGAACGAGTTACTGCTGCTGGCGCTGGCAATGCTCGCGACAGGCGCAGTTGGCGGTGTCCTCGCGGGCTTGTTTGGGATTGGTGGCGGCATCGTTATCGTCCCCGCGCTCGATGCCGCTTTATCGGCTGTCGGCACTGACCCAGCCATTCGCATGCACGTCGCTGTCGCGACATCGCTGGCGACCATTATCCCTACCTCCATTGCGTCTTCGCGGGCGCACCATCGGCGACAGTCCGTGGACCATGCACTGGTGCGACGCTGGGCGGTATTCGTGTTGCTGGGTGCCATTGCCGGTGCGTGGTTGGCGTCCCGTTTGCACAGCAATGTACTGGCCGCCGTGTTCGCTGTATTTGCGTTGTTGATTGCAATCAAGTTGCTGCTGCCTCTGGATGGCAGGACGTTGGCCAACGACGTGCCACGCAATGTTTTTATCACCGCAGTCCCGTTTTCCATCGGTGGCATATCGAGCATGATGGGTATCGGCGGCGGCACGCTGAGCGTTGCTGCGCTGACGCTGCTTAATCAGCCGATACACCGGGCGGTGGGGACGGCGGCGCTGTTTGGCCTCGTCATCAGCTTGCCCGGTACGCTGGGGTTTGTTGCTACCGGAATTGGCGACCCGCGTTTGCCGGTTGGCAGTCTGGGCTATGTCAATCTCATCGGTTTTGCATTAATCGCGCCGACGACAGTGTTGCTGGCACCGGCCGGTGCCGCACTGGCGCATCGCTTGTCGCAACGGCAGCTTAGCCTGATGTTCGGCGGCTTTTTGTTACTCGTATCCATACGCATGCTTAGTCGCGCGTTTTAA
- a CDS encoding APC family permease: MTLKRKLGLSTVLAVVMGDMIGSGIFFTPGELAAVATAEWQVYFFWALCGFITLCGALTLAELASLLPRAGVAYHALTEGFGPFAGFMQAWIMVLVSGPGAIAGVAILFGEFGSDALGWQVENAPLYLAATGIGLFAIINIRGVEWGGGAQIVVTAVKVTGLLALVAGALFLAEPVAGTAEVDVPASTGNGLLDFLRFAGVGVSIVLFTYDGWIDASHVAGEVRNPDRNFPLALGVGVLLITGIYLAVNVAWLSVVPLAEMRAEPQAVAAKVAVAAFGAGGATWLIYLIGISIFGALGGLILTLPRLYYAAASEYQPLARNTPAAPFFNALAYLSPGSAVPTGAILTACGISIAALFFFGSFARIVTFFVVPFQFINILMVASIFRLRPRLSTSGQWRLPLYPWPPLIFMLVMTLFLIAALVFNPLDSLIGVGLTLIGVPVYRMLARRRDVV, translated from the coding sequence ATGACACTGAAACGGAAGCTGGGGCTCTCAACCGTGCTGGCCGTGGTCATGGGCGACATGATTGGCTCCGGCATTTTTTTCACGCCGGGCGAACTGGCGGCCGTCGCGACCGCTGAATGGCAGGTGTACTTTTTCTGGGCACTGTGTGGGTTCATCACGCTTTGCGGCGCACTGACGCTGGCAGAACTTGCCTCTTTGTTACCGCGTGCCGGCGTTGCCTACCATGCACTGACAGAAGGCTTTGGTCCGTTCGCGGGATTCATGCAGGCCTGGATCATGGTGCTGGTGAGTGGCCCCGGAGCCATTGCCGGTGTCGCGATCTTATTCGGTGAATTCGGCAGCGATGCGCTGGGCTGGCAAGTGGAGAATGCGCCGTTGTACCTGGCTGCGACCGGCATTGGCCTGTTTGCGATCATCAATATCCGCGGCGTTGAATGGGGTGGCGGTGCACAGATTGTCGTAACCGCCGTCAAGGTGACCGGCTTGCTGGCGCTGGTGGCAGGTGCTCTGTTTCTGGCTGAACCGGTAGCCGGCACCGCCGAAGTCGATGTGCCTGCCAGCACCGGGAACGGTCTGCTGGATTTCCTGCGTTTCGCAGGAGTCGGCGTGTCCATCGTGTTGTTCACCTACGATGGCTGGATCGATGCATCGCACGTGGCCGGAGAAGTACGCAACCCGGATCGCAATTTCCCGCTCGCCCTGGGGGTTGGCGTCCTGCTTATTACGGGTATTTACCTGGCCGTCAATGTCGCGTGGCTGTCGGTTGTGCCGTTAGCTGAAATGCGTGCGGAGCCGCAGGCGGTCGCCGCGAAAGTGGCGGTCGCCGCGTTCGGCGCCGGTGGCGCGACATGGCTTATCTACCTGATAGGCATTTCGATCTTCGGTGCACTCGGTGGCCTGATTCTGACCCTGCCACGGCTTTACTACGCGGCGGCGTCCGAATACCAGCCTCTGGCACGCAACACGCCGGCCGCACCGTTTTTCAATGCCCTCGCTTATTTGTCGCCCGGCAGCGCCGTGCCCACCGGCGCGATTCTGACAGCTTGCGGCATCTCCATTGCGGCGTTGTTTTTCTTCGGTTCGTTCGCCCGTATCGTGACCTTTTTCGTTGTGCCGTTTCAGTTCATTAATATCCTGATGGTCGCATCGATCTTTCGTTTGCGGCCGCGATTGTCGACGTCCGGGCAATGGCGCTTACCCCTGTATCCATGGCCGCCGCTGATATTCATGCTGGTCATGACGTTGTTTCTGATCGCGGCATTGGTGTTCAATCCGCTGGACAGTTTGATCGGCGTTGGTCTCACACTAATCGGAGTGCCGGTCTACCGCATGCTGGCACGTCGCAGGGATGTCGTATGA
- a CDS encoding BtpA/SgcQ family protein, whose translation MTLFRNRFGAGKIIIGVCHLPPLPDYPESPGIEAICRHARDDMVAMKQAGLHGILLENEGDKPHKVKAGATTIDAMTAVSKSTIAHAAGFAVGAEILLNDPLASLEVAARSGAGFIRTDYFVDRMSRPVYGEFEIFPEKILQHRKTLGATDILILADIQVKYATMLQPRPLRESAVEAALRGADAVVVSGDATGDAPLIEHLQAARAGIQAAGCDIPVLIGSGLSPANAAMLLAECDGAIVGSSLMQAGKVDSRFAHDLMQAVRDERQ comes from the coding sequence ATGACGCTTTTTCGCAATCGCTTTGGGGCAGGCAAGATCATCATCGGTGTCTGCCATTTGCCACCGTTGCCGGACTACCCTGAATCGCCGGGCATCGAGGCCATTTGTCGGCACGCCCGTGACGACATGGTGGCAATGAAGCAAGCCGGATTGCACGGCATCCTGCTTGAGAATGAAGGTGACAAACCGCACAAGGTCAAAGCGGGCGCTACAACGATCGACGCCATGACAGCGGTGAGCAAGTCGACGATCGCCCACGCGGCCGGGTTTGCGGTTGGTGCGGAAATACTGCTGAACGATCCGCTGGCCTCCCTCGAAGTTGCGGCCCGCTCAGGTGCGGGCTTTATACGAACCGACTACTTCGTTGATCGCATGTCACGGCCGGTGTACGGCGAATTCGAAATATTCCCGGAGAAAATTCTCCAGCACCGCAAAACATTGGGGGCGACGGATATCCTGATACTCGCCGATATCCAGGTGAAATACGCGACGATGCTGCAGCCGCGTCCGCTACGGGAGTCGGCAGTTGAAGCCGCGTTACGCGGTGCCGATGCCGTTGTCGTTAGCGGTGATGCGACCGGAGATGCACCGCTCATCGAGCACCTGCAGGCAGCACGAGCGGGTATTCAGGCGGCGGGTTGCGATATTCCGGTATTGATCGGCAGTGGATTGTCGCCGGCAAATGCCGCAATGCTGCTGGCCGAATGCGATGGGGCAATCGTTGGCTCGTCATTGATGCAGGCGGGCAAGGTGGATTCGCGATTCGCACACGATCTCATGCAAGCGGTTCGTGACGAACGGCAATGA
- a CDS encoding carbohydrate kinase family protein, with protein sequence MNILCVGDCGVDIYLPELERRPGGITLNVALAARRWFPATDRIHIAAPLGTDEAADIVRARLAGSGITTEFLLRTGATPIQEIEVDEAGERHFRGYHVGVLRDYRAADIDSGLLASADLLITPVFEQNRDSFLSVIRADTSATRAVDFADFAVHQDFAFLESVIDRVDVGFFALSPEQDEVIAQLGTMASAHRGTFVVTLGAHGSLAFDGAQVWRCQARPVSKVVDTTGAGDAFTAGFLARYLYGRDSQAALVSATNAACEALARKGGN encoded by the coding sequence ATGAACATACTGTGCGTTGGCGACTGTGGTGTCGATATCTATCTGCCTGAACTTGAGCGTCGGCCTGGCGGCATTACTCTGAATGTTGCGCTGGCAGCGCGACGCTGGTTTCCAGCGACTGATCGAATTCATATTGCTGCACCACTCGGCACGGATGAAGCAGCGGATATTGTCAGGGCCCGGTTGGCCGGCAGCGGCATAACGACCGAGTTCTTGTTGCGAACCGGGGCAACACCCATTCAGGAAATCGAGGTCGACGAGGCCGGAGAGCGCCACTTTCGTGGCTACCATGTCGGCGTACTTCGTGACTATCGAGCGGCCGATATCGATTCCGGCTTGCTCGCGAGTGCTGATCTTCTGATCACCCCGGTCTTTGAACAAAACCGCGACAGCTTTCTGTCAGTGATCCGTGCCGATACCAGCGCCACCCGGGCCGTGGACTTTGCCGACTTCGCCGTTCATCAGGATTTCGCTTTTCTCGAATCGGTGATTGATCGGGTTGACGTAGGGTTCTTCGCCTTGTCACCCGAACAGGACGAGGTCATCGCCCAACTCGGAACTATGGCCAGCGCGCACCGGGGTACCTTTGTTGTTACGTTGGGTGCGCATGGCAGCCTGGCCTTCGACGGCGCACAGGTCTGGCGTTGCCAGGCCCGGCCGGTCAGTAAAGTCGTCGACACCACGGGTGCCGGAGATGCTTTCACGGCCGGTTTTCTGGCTCGATACCTGTACGGGCGGGACTCGCAGGCGGCATTGGTTTCCGCTACGAATGCGGCCTGCGAGGCATTGGCCAGAAAGGGCGGCAATTGA